In one window of Leptospira sp. GIMC2001 DNA:
- a CDS encoding DUF1499 domain-containing protein — MQRKYIATILINFSIALLAINCSGTRPSDLGVNSNGMLKECPSSPNCVSSFCEPTDEHYLAPISYTTSTAEAKQQLLKVIESSDRTEIVVDSDNYIHAEYTSKLMRYVDDVEFYFDDKTKKLHFRSASRLGKSDFGVNRERIETIQSKLGWK; from the coding sequence ATGCAAAGAAAATACATAGCAACAATCCTGATTAACTTTTCGATCGCATTACTTGCGATAAACTGTTCCGGAACAAGACCCAGTGATCTAGGTGTCAATTCAAATGGGATGTTAAAAGAATGTCCGTCTAGCCCCAATTGTGTCTCAAGTTTTTGCGAGCCAACTGATGAGCATTATCTTGCACCCATTTCATATACGACATCCACGGCAGAGGCTAAACAACAGTTATTAAAAGTTATCGAATCTTCTGACAGAACGGAAATCGTTGTCGACTCGGATAATTATATCCATGCTGAATACACATCCAAGTTGATGAGATATGTTGATGATGTGGAATTTTACTTTGACGATAAAACTAAGAAACTTCATTTTCGTTCAGCATCTAGACTTGGAAAATCTGACTTTGGTGTGAATCGCGAACGAATTGAGACGATTCAGTCAAAACTTGGTTGGAAATAA
- a CDS encoding sulfatase-like hydrolase/transferase, whose translation MQPILKFFKKYKPYNMGAIWCAIVFVLSLLLNTSFHIMGVDVAEFISLILGDFIVVILISYSKILIIFLAFSCILSYFISEFTESLKIKKRFAWILFISLQINLLFHSIITYPQLYGEFFYIRYPSLIGILHFLTDWVSPYILLGLTWLFAIVLLCHFLFSAFENRSKQFAFLTFALLSFIGFHFYNSPLGLISVMILIPFASNYWNRLQFKTTAYLLLIPIFAFSFPIIWEIFYFKTNQFFINQDPKSPNIFILSSDSLRYDRLGFISGDRQITPNIDKFSRDSIVYHDHHVTIPRTFPSWADLLTGEYSMSHGIRDMFPAPSEKRNIGTPRFPTIPQILKKKGYRSIVLGNFAADIFPRANFGFDEIFCPDFNAKILTTQRGLDSQIFLLPILTGSYLFGGEYLSEVAGLSNLGDGSRLLRNFKSLIRKNSTSPLFFVNFSSVVHFPYTPPYPFYKKFTNSEYYGKYKYFKFVDPSADSKPDQIEIQQIRGVFDSAIHAYDDEFGSMIHFLQENGLYDESIIILTADHGEALYEDIHGQGHGEHLRGEVVTKVPLLIKYPKSYNKNNLEAHVDSKDYKGITSSIDLYPTILEYLNIPMTSAKPGKSLIASTEDSVLQKDRSVYSETGIWFSDRGNQFFQKQRIPYPNIMMMHKVVVEEDYQIMITDRNYRETIAFSKHRSIQNSRYKLIYIPTREGVIFELYDRIQDPMNTNNLWPLGNVGPKLKKELLELVNQASKVKIVGEYILPQQLP comes from the coding sequence ATGCAACCAATTCTGAAATTTTTTAAAAAATACAAACCCTATAATATGGGTGCAATCTGGTGTGCAATTGTTTTCGTTCTTTCTCTTCTATTGAACACATCCTTTCATATTATGGGAGTGGATGTTGCAGAATTCATCAGTTTGATATTAGGCGACTTTATAGTCGTAATTTTAATTTCCTATTCGAAAATATTGATTATATTTTTAGCTTTTTCTTGTATATTGAGTTATTTTATTAGTGAATTTACCGAGTCCTTGAAGATCAAAAAGCGATTTGCTTGGATTCTGTTTATATCCTTGCAGATAAATTTATTATTTCATTCCATAATTACCTATCCTCAATTGTATGGAGAATTTTTTTATATTAGATATCCTTCATTGATTGGGATTTTGCATTTTTTGACTGATTGGGTATCGCCCTATATTCTTCTCGGTTTAACTTGGCTATTTGCAATCGTTTTGCTTTGTCATTTTTTATTCTCAGCTTTTGAAAATCGATCCAAACAATTCGCATTTTTGACTTTTGCTTTATTGAGCTTTATTGGATTCCATTTCTATAATAGCCCACTTGGTTTGATTTCTGTGATGATTCTTATTCCCTTTGCAAGTAATTATTGGAATAGATTACAATTCAAGACTACCGCATATTTACTATTAATTCCAATATTTGCTTTTAGTTTTCCAATTATTTGGGAAATATTTTATTTCAAGACCAATCAATTTTTCATTAATCAAGATCCAAAATCTCCAAATATTTTTATTCTATCAAGTGATAGTCTTCGATATGACAGACTTGGTTTTATCTCTGGAGATCGACAGATTACACCTAATATAGATAAGTTTTCACGTGACTCAATTGTTTATCACGATCACCATGTAACAATTCCGAGAACTTTCCCAAGTTGGGCAGATTTATTGACGGGTGAATACTCCATGTCACATGGAATTCGAGATATGTTTCCTGCTCCATCTGAGAAACGTAATATTGGAACCCCTCGATTTCCAACAATCCCTCAAATTTTAAAGAAAAAAGGATATCGATCTATTGTATTAGGTAATTTTGCCGCAGATATTTTCCCAAGAGCAAATTTTGGCTTCGATGAAATTTTTTGTCCAGATTTCAATGCAAAGATTCTTACAACACAGCGAGGTTTAGATTCTCAGATTTTTCTTTTGCCAATACTTACAGGATCATATTTATTCGGTGGTGAATACCTTAGCGAAGTAGCTGGCTTGTCTAATCTAGGCGACGGTTCACGTCTTCTGCGAAATTTTAAATCTCTGATACGAAAGAATTCCACATCCCCTTTATTTTTTGTAAATTTTTCCTCGGTAGTGCATTTCCCATACACGCCACCTTATCCTTTTTATAAAAAATTTACCAATTCTGAATACTATGGCAAATACAAGTATTTTAAATTCGTAGATCCTTCAGCCGATTCCAAACCAGATCAAATTGAAATTCAACAGATACGCGGGGTTTTTGATTCAGCAATACATGCCTATGATGATGAGTTTGGTTCAATGATTCATTTTCTTCAAGAGAACGGATTGTATGATGAGTCGATCATAATCCTTACTGCAGACCATGGAGAGGCACTCTATGAAGATATTCATGGTCAAGGTCATGGAGAGCATTTGCGTGGCGAAGTAGTTACAAAAGTTCCTCTATTGATCAAATATCCAAAAAGCTATAATAAGAATAATTTAGAAGCTCATGTCGATTCGAAAGATTACAAAGGGATTACTTCTTCTATAGATTTATACCCAACTATATTGGAATATTTGAATATTCCAATGACTTCTGCAAAACCCGGTAAATCCTTAATTGCTTCGACGGAAGATTCTGTTTTACAGAAAGACAGATCCGTTTATTCCGAAACAGGAATTTGGTTTTCGGATAGAGGGAATCAGTTTTTTCAAAAACAAAGAATTCCGTATCCAAATATTATGATGATGCATAAAGTTGTTGTCGAAGAAGACTATCAAATTATGATCACGGATCGCAATTATCGTGAAACTATCGCATTTTCCAAGCATCGATCGATTCAAAATAGCAGATACAAACTCATTTATATACCGACTAGAGAAGGTGTAATTTTTGAACTCTATGATCGTATCCAAGATCCAATGAATACCAATAATTTATGGCCTCTGGGAAATGTTGGCCCTAAGCTTAAAAAGGAATTGTTAGAGCTTGTAAATCAGGCAAGTAAGGTAAAAATTGTGGGAGAATATATACTTCCACAACAACTCCCATAA
- a CDS encoding pectin acetylesterase-family hydrolase translates to MSTIKIYILLLIFVLNCSQEKSNESDRETLLLGALVYETVRTPYQEHTPVAGSISLTLPAPVGNKTFNFDPACSGVPNNQTFKFYTKKGNSNNYLINFMGGGACWDAKNCLGTSTPTYFNQADRFSNLAARYAFNGFLDETNPINPFKDWNIVFIPYCSGDLHWGSNDTSYNHPTTGVSTPFKHRGFQNFLSVLDFMRKSSDFNPPSNAKILVTGQSAGGYGALYNFPYIAEAFSGREVHLISDASNGIVPNNFEPIIETAWSASSNLADWITGVTKATFANGNLTLGDFFRLVANYYPNSRVGQYTTQYDGNQRFFYNVQLLIQGSAPYYSSPITYTDSSSLWGPSDGRLVPNAVSCDWVNQARNEMIQKSALASNYKYYIAAGDVHTVSTSLKFYTEFSGGRLVYDWYQDIISGGINWRSYDCQNRSAGCSPPTSVQVNACTN, encoded by the coding sequence ATGAGTACAATCAAAATTTACATTTTATTGCTGATCTTTGTTTTAAACTGTTCACAAGAAAAATCCAATGAATCCGATCGTGAGACACTTCTTCTAGGTGCATTGGTTTATGAGACGGTTCGTACGCCCTACCAAGAGCATACACCTGTGGCGGGTTCGATATCTCTAACACTTCCTGCACCTGTTGGCAATAAAACATTTAATTTTGATCCAGCTTGCTCGGGAGTTCCCAACAATCAAACTTTCAAATTTTATACTAAAAAAGGTAACAGCAATAATTATTTAATAAACTTTATGGGTGGAGGGGCTTGCTGGGACGCTAAAAATTGCCTAGGCACAAGTACTCCAACTTATTTCAATCAGGCGGATCGTTTCTCAAATCTTGCAGCACGCTATGCGTTCAATGGTTTTTTGGATGAGACAAATCCAATCAATCCATTCAAAGATTGGAATATAGTATTCATACCTTATTGCTCAGGAGATTTGCATTGGGGATCGAATGACACATCCTACAACCATCCAACTACTGGAGTCTCAACTCCTTTTAAACATCGCGGATTTCAAAATTTTCTATCCGTCTTAGATTTTATGCGAAAATCTTCAGACTTCAATCCACCGTCCAATGCTAAAATTCTAGTAACTGGGCAATCTGCAGGTGGATACGGAGCTTTATACAATTTTCCCTATATTGCAGAAGCCTTTTCTGGACGGGAAGTTCATCTTATATCCGATGCATCCAATGGAATCGTCCCAAATAATTTTGAACCAATCATTGAAACAGCTTGGAGTGCGAGCTCAAATCTTGCGGATTGGATAACAGGTGTTACTAAAGCCACTTTTGCAAATGGAAATTTAACATTGGGTGATTTCTTTCGTCTTGTCGCAAATTACTATCCTAATTCACGAGTTGGACAATATACAACTCAATACGATGGCAATCAAAGATTTTTTTATAACGTGCAATTGTTGATTCAAGGATCAGCTCCTTATTACAGTTCCCCAATAACATATACAGATTCTTCTTCTCTTTGGGGACCGAGTGATGGAAGACTTGTACCCAATGCCGTTTCATGTGATTGGGTGAATCAAGCGAGAAATGAAATGATACAAAAATCGGCACTTGCATCGAACTATAAATACTATATTGCGGCAGGAGATGTTCACACAGTTTCAACTAGCTTAAAATTCTATACAGAATTTTCGGGAGGTCGCCTAGTATATGATTGGTATCAGGATATTATTTCTGGCGGAATCAATTGGCGAAGTTACGATTGCCAAAATCGATCAGCAGGTTGCTCTCCGCCAACATCAGTTCAAGTAAATGCTTGTACAAATTAA
- the carB gene encoding carbamoyl-phosphate synthase large subunit: MPQRPDLRSILIIGSGPIVIGQACEFDYSGTQATKALKEKGIRVILVNSNPATIMTDPEFADATYIEPLTVPVLEKIIKKEKPDAILPTVGGQTALNLALALHKEGILEKYNVELIGAKVEAIRKAEDRELFKRAMEKIDCRVSLSHMVSDMEAARKAKDEIGFPIIIRPAFTLGGTGGGTCYNEEEFEEKAQKGLDASPISQILVEESMIGWKEFELEVMRDLADNVVIICSIENVDPMGVHTGDSITVAPQQTLSDKEYQNLRDMSVRIIREIGVETGGSNIQFAVNPENGDVIVIEMNPRVSRSSALASKATGYPIAKIAALLSIGYTLDEVKNDITLVTPASFEPSIDYVVTKVPRFAFEKFPGTDDTLGVQMKAVGEAMAIGRNFRESFQKALRSLETDRFGLGSDGYFKELLEIQSIDPSKLRETIDAKLRRPTANRIFYVKLALDLNYTIEEIYALTKIDLWFLHQFYLLKKSEDEFRIKGLSFSKEMKSQGFSNRQLAYLSKEKEIKNILQSNLSSAEMKGRIERILKDEEALVEKYNSDNSILPVYKRIDTCAGEFEAFTPYMYSAYEEEDESDVTSKESVMILGGGPNRIGQGIEFDYCCCHASFAIQDSGIESIMVNSNPETVSTDYDTSDRLYFEPLTLEDVIQIYRKEKPKGVIVQLGGQTPLKLARDLEKRGVPILGTSPDSIDRAEDRKRFNEVLEKLKLLAPANGMAASKKEAIEIAAKIGYPVLVRPSYVLGGRAMMIVNEEDQLIKYMEEAEEVSEDRPILVDSFLEDATEVDVDAICDSVDVYIAGIMEHIEEAGIHSGDSACVLPPQHISESMIKTIEDATRKIALELNVKGLLNIQFAIKNEELYVIEVNPRASRTVPFVSKAIGIPVVKFAVRVMLGESLKSLGLIGKSNPPLISVKEAVLPFNKFPGVDILLGPEMRSTGEVMGIAKTKGEAFVKAQIMAGETPPAHGNVFVSINDKTKPELLEYVRSLSTLGFNIIATSGTHKFLSESGIVSSQINKLHDGYFPNILDYIREKKIHLIINTPLNRLTRESAYVIRQAAIKYKVPCLTTAKAAKALVNGMMEMRDKGFSVQSLQEIHNMKTSG, translated from the coding sequence ATGCCCCAAAGACCAGACCTCCGATCCATTCTGATCATAGGCTCAGGCCCTATTGTTATAGGACAAGCCTGCGAATTCGACTATTCTGGAACCCAAGCTACCAAAGCTTTGAAAGAGAAGGGAATCCGAGTCATTCTCGTCAACTCCAATCCTGCGACTATCATGACAGATCCAGAATTTGCTGATGCAACTTATATAGAACCTCTAACGGTTCCAGTATTAGAGAAAATCATCAAGAAAGAAAAACCAGATGCAATTCTTCCCACAGTCGGAGGACAGACTGCACTCAATTTAGCTCTCGCCTTGCATAAAGAAGGAATATTAGAAAAATACAATGTTGAGCTAATCGGCGCTAAAGTAGAAGCCATTCGAAAAGCCGAAGATCGCGAACTTTTTAAAAGAGCAATGGAGAAGATCGATTGCCGGGTATCACTCTCTCATATGGTTTCCGATATGGAAGCGGCAAGAAAGGCTAAAGATGAAATAGGTTTTCCTATCATCATTAGACCTGCGTTTACGTTAGGTGGAACAGGTGGCGGAACTTGTTATAATGAAGAAGAGTTTGAAGAGAAAGCACAGAAAGGCTTAGATGCATCCCCAATTTCTCAGATCCTTGTAGAAGAATCTATGATCGGTTGGAAAGAGTTTGAGTTGGAAGTGATGCGAGATTTAGCAGACAATGTTGTGATCATCTGTTCCATTGAAAATGTTGACCCGATGGGTGTTCATACTGGAGATTCGATTACTGTTGCGCCTCAACAAACCCTATCCGATAAAGAATACCAAAACCTACGTGATATGTCTGTTAGGATCATAAGAGAGATTGGAGTTGAAACTGGTGGATCCAATATTCAATTCGCAGTCAATCCAGAGAACGGCGATGTTATCGTAATCGAAATGAATCCTCGAGTATCTAGATCATCTGCTCTTGCTTCCAAGGCAACTGGTTATCCTATCGCTAAGATTGCAGCCTTACTTTCGATAGGATACACTCTTGATGAAGTTAAAAATGATATAACGCTTGTTACGCCAGCAAGTTTTGAGCCATCCATAGATTATGTTGTAACAAAAGTTCCAAGATTCGCATTTGAAAAATTTCCAGGTACAGATGATACGCTCGGTGTTCAAATGAAAGCGGTCGGTGAAGCGATGGCAATCGGACGAAACTTTCGTGAAAGTTTTCAGAAAGCATTGAGATCATTGGAAACGGATCGATTTGGTCTGGGGTCAGATGGATATTTTAAAGAATTGCTCGAAATTCAATCTATTGATCCTTCTAAATTAAGAGAAACAATAGATGCTAAATTAAGAAGACCTACAGCGAATAGAATTTTCTATGTAAAGCTTGCGCTAGATCTCAATTACACTATAGAAGAAATTTATGCTCTAACAAAAATTGATCTTTGGTTTCTTCATCAATTCTACTTGCTTAAGAAATCAGAAGACGAATTCCGAATCAAAGGCCTTTCCTTCTCTAAAGAAATGAAATCCCAGGGATTTTCGAATAGGCAATTGGCTTACCTCAGCAAAGAAAAAGAAATAAAAAATATACTTCAATCGAATCTTAGTTCTGCTGAAATGAAGGGAAGGATTGAACGTATTCTGAAAGACGAAGAAGCCTTAGTCGAGAAATACAATAGCGATAATAGCATTCTGCCAGTTTATAAAAGAATCGATACATGTGCTGGCGAATTTGAAGCCTTCACTCCATATATGTATTCTGCTTATGAAGAAGAAGATGAATCTGATGTAACAAGCAAAGAATCAGTTATGATTCTTGGTGGCGGTCCTAATCGAATTGGACAAGGAATCGAATTTGATTATTGCTGCTGTCATGCATCATTTGCAATTCAAGATTCTGGAATTGAATCAATCATGGTGAATAGCAATCCCGAAACAGTATCCACAGATTATGATACATCGGACAGATTGTATTTTGAGCCATTGACTTTGGAAGATGTAATTCAAATTTATAGAAAAGAAAAACCGAAAGGTGTAATTGTTCAGCTTGGCGGACAGACTCCTTTAAAACTTGCGAGAGACTTGGAAAAACGTGGTGTTCCCATATTGGGAACTAGCCCAGATTCAATCGATCGAGCAGAAGACAGAAAGAGATTTAATGAAGTTTTAGAGAAGTTAAAATTACTTGCTCCAGCTAACGGAATGGCTGCATCCAAAAAAGAAGCTATAGAGATTGCTGCAAAAATCGGATATCCTGTTCTTGTTCGTCCATCCTATGTGTTAGGTGGACGCGCAATGATGATCGTAAATGAAGAAGATCAACTTATAAAATATATGGAAGAAGCCGAAGAAGTCTCGGAAGATCGACCCATTCTTGTGGACTCATTTCTAGAAGATGCAACTGAAGTCGATGTAGATGCGATCTGTGATTCAGTCGATGTATATATTGCAGGAATCATGGAGCATATCGAAGAAGCAGGAATCCATTCAGGTGACTCCGCTTGTGTTCTTCCTCCGCAACATATTTCCGAGTCGATGATAAAGACCATAGAAGATGCAACTCGCAAGATTGCATTAGAGTTGAATGTGAAAGGATTATTGAATATCCAATTTGCTATCAAGAATGAAGAGCTTTATGTGATCGAAGTGAATCCTAGAGCATCGAGAACCGTTCCATTTGTATCAAAAGCAATCGGAATACCGGTCGTGAAATTTGCAGTTCGAGTTATGTTAGGGGAAAGTTTAAAGTCACTCGGTCTGATTGGCAAATCCAATCCTCCGCTAATTAGCGTTAAGGAAGCCGTTCTTCCATTCAATAAATTTCCTGGAGTAGATATTCTACTTGGTCCTGAGATGAGGTCGACCGGGGAAGTGATGGGAATTGCCAAGACAAAAGGGGAAGCTTTTGTGAAAGCTCAGATCATGGCAGGCGAGACACCTCCAGCTCATGGTAATGTATTTGTTTCGATCAATGATAAAACCAAACCAGAGCTTCTGGAATATGTAAGATCTTTGAGTACGCTTGGCTTTAATATCATAGCAACATCTGGGACTCATAAATTTCTTTCTGAAAGTGGAATCGTATCCAGTCAGATCAATAAATTGCATGACGGGTATTTTCCAAACATTCTAGACTACATCCGTGAAAAGAAAATACATCTTATCATCAATACACCATTGAATAGGTTGACTAGAGAAAGCGCATACGTGATTCGACAAGCTGCGATTAAGTATAAAGTCCCTTGTCTCACAACAGCTAAAGCAGCTAAGGCATTGGTGAATGGAATGATGGAAATGCGCGATAAGGGATTTTCGGTTCAATCTCTCCAAGAAATTCACAATATGAAAACTTCTGGCTAG
- a CDS encoding arginyltransferase: MRRFSQNLVGNNFNLNSLRLRSELENLPVSRDHECSYFHDRLSRLQFFFSEKSLEPEEIDVFLNNGFRRSGDFLYRPQCNRCRLCIAYRLPIERFLPNKSQLKNLRKNSHLNYYFHKPKLTREKETLYLRYMESRHEESNISIDSMHLQMFTMVDSSLEITVYDNDKLIGFGIIDVGLKNYSAVYNVYDPDYTKNGIGTFMILACIQWGKHEKQMDYFHLGLFIPRHPKMDYKKNFKPAEILHPITKKWLNADTIL; the protein is encoded by the coding sequence TTGAGACGATTCAGTCAAAACTTGGTTGGAAATAATTTCAATCTAAATTCTCTCCGACTGAGATCCGAACTCGAAAATTTACCTGTTAGTCGCGATCATGAATGTTCCTACTTTCATGATCGCTTGTCTAGGTTGCAATTTTTCTTTTCGGAAAAAAGCCTTGAACCAGAAGAAATTGATGTTTTTCTAAACAATGGATTTAGAAGATCAGGAGACTTTCTCTACCGACCACAATGCAATCGATGCAGACTCTGCATTGCCTATCGCCTACCGATTGAACGATTCCTCCCGAATAAATCCCAATTAAAAAATCTTAGAAAGAACTCACATTTAAATTATTATTTCCATAAACCTAAACTCACTCGAGAAAAAGAGACGTTATATCTTCGTTATATGGAGAGTCGACATGAAGAATCCAATATATCCATTGATAGTATGCATTTGCAAATGTTCACTATGGTGGATTCCAGTCTTGAGATAACTGTCTATGACAATGACAAATTGATTGGTTTTGGAATTATTGATGTCGGATTAAAAAATTACTCAGCTGTTTACAATGTTTATGATCCTGATTATACAAAAAACGGAATTGGAACTTTTATGATACTAGCTTGCATTCAATGGGGAAAACATGAAAAGCAGATGGACTACTTCCATCTTGGTTTATTTATACCAAGACATCCAAAAATGGACTATAAGAAAAATTTCAAACCAGCAGAAATCTTGCACCCAATCACTAAGAAATGGTTGAATGCAGACACGATTCTATGA
- a CDS encoding 16S rRNA (uracil(1498)-N(3))-methyltransferase: protein MGAKRDKLQKLETVLFFRRNFVPTPADELTGFEITHLKSLRLFNADKYIEIRDGNGRSYTYLCDVGSKKLIPAGILTDKLEQKNKSILAGAIPKGNRLEWLLQKGTELGVTEFHFCNFERSVRLDFSLERTERILAEAATQSKRMFLPDVTLYKDWEDLVVKIGKENFYILDPRSEVSFDHSKVRNKIAIIGPEGGFGSEIGKMQAINLPAYRLGEEILRMETAYIFIASINHYNNLLSFD, encoded by the coding sequence TTGGGCGCTAAAAGAGACAAACTTCAAAAATTAGAGACAGTCCTTTTTTTCCGTAGAAATTTTGTCCCCACGCCTGCTGATGAATTGACTGGTTTTGAAATTACCCACCTCAAGAGTCTCAGACTTTTTAACGCAGATAAATACATAGAAATACGCGATGGAAATGGGAGAAGTTATACATATTTATGTGATGTAGGTTCTAAAAAATTAATTCCTGCAGGAATTCTGACAGATAAATTAGAACAGAAGAACAAGTCTATATTAGCTGGTGCGATTCCAAAAGGCAATAGATTAGAATGGCTTTTACAGAAAGGAACAGAATTGGGAGTCACAGAATTCCATTTCTGCAATTTTGAAAGATCGGTTCGATTGGATTTTTCCTTAGAGAGAACAGAACGTATCTTGGCTGAGGCTGCAACGCAATCTAAGCGTATGTTTTTGCCAGATGTTACTCTTTATAAAGATTGGGAAGATCTTGTTGTAAAGATTGGAAAAGAGAATTTCTATATTCTCGATCCTAGGAGTGAAGTGTCCTTCGATCATTCAAAAGTTCGAAACAAGATTGCGATAATAGGTCCAGAAGGTGGATTTGGTTCAGAAATTGGTAAGATGCAGGCTATAAATTTACCTGCATATCGACTAGGAGAAGAGATCTTAAGAATGGAAACGGCTTATATCTTTATTGCAAGCATAAACCATTACAATAATTTATTGAGCTTCGATTAA
- a CDS encoding outer membrane lipoprotein-sorting protein translates to MRIFLLSIRIIFISVLLFMTDSSSFLQAQVASRNAQEILARLDEELNLGNGLTKANLVLIRRNGQSETWKVSLFRNDGNSLYLMERKGRGLETKLLSLDEGDRIYLFNSLSSKMFRKAEEEKYEIFQNSGFSYVDLSGYLYQANYDPIMNGEMEIASKTYLRVSMKPIITYEYKKLVLLMSKDELRPFRIDFHDRDGVLSKSLNIKYAPVKVKTSSGTTTKELAARLEMLDLNTGNIGILEISELDSTVKTDPAIYSVDNLGR, encoded by the coding sequence ATGCGAATATTCCTATTGTCCATTCGAATAATTTTTATATCAGTTCTATTATTTATGACTGATTCTTCGAGTTTTCTGCAAGCACAGGTTGCTTCGCGAAATGCTCAAGAAATATTAGCTCGTTTGGATGAGGAACTCAATCTCGGCAATGGACTGACCAAAGCAAATTTGGTTCTAATTCGTAGAAACGGACAGAGTGAAACTTGGAAAGTGAGTTTGTTTCGCAATGACGGCAATTCTCTTTATTTGATGGAGAGAAAGGGCAGAGGTCTTGAGACAAAATTGCTTTCATTGGATGAGGGGGATAGGATTTATTTATTCAACTCTCTCTCATCTAAGATGTTTCGAAAAGCAGAAGAAGAAAAATATGAGATTTTTCAGAATTCGGGTTTCTCTTATGTAGATCTTTCTGGTTATCTATATCAGGCTAACTACGATCCAATCATGAATGGTGAGATGGAAATCGCATCCAAGACTTACTTGAGAGTAAGTATGAAGCCAATTATAACTTATGAATATAAGAAGTTAGTGCTATTGATGTCCAAGGATGAACTTCGTCCATTTAGAATTGATTTCCATGACCGCGATGGAGTTTTATCCAAATCATTGAATATAAAATACGCACCAGTAAAAGTGAAAACCAGTTCTGGGACTACAACAAAAGAACTAGCAGCACGATTGGAAATGTTGGATTTGAATACAGGAAATATTGGAATATTAGAAATTAGTGAACTAGATTCAACAGTGAAGACAGATCCAGCCATCTATTCGGTTGACAACCTTGGGCGCTAA